In one Watersipora subatra chromosome 6, tzWatSuba1.1, whole genome shotgun sequence genomic region, the following are encoded:
- the LOC137398184 gene encoding putative nuclease HARBI1 — protein sequence MTRKQFDMILKKVEPLIAKENTALRVSISADQRLMVTLRYLATGTSMTQLHYDWCISVASLSAIIPETCHAIYTYLCADYLRTPTTEQEWIEISRQLEDNWNFPNALGALDGKHIVMTKPWHAGSEYHNYKTQESIILMAMCDANYSFTYVDVGAQGRASDGGVFGRSTLQLGIEGNTLNFPADRCPPNSNQALPHVILADEAFQLQTNLMRPYPKRTLNHERRIFNYRLSRLRRLIENSFGILSNTWRILLRRIDLEPEKTKTLVLACCILHNILRKSRTLPRGAPPQTQNDETQDYGEQLPGLAPIALRPTAAASRVRDEYCHYFNTIGAVSWQERMVPQL from the exons ATGACACGGAAGCAATTTGATATGATATTAAAGAAGGTAGAACCCCTTATAGCCAAGGAGAACACTGCACTCCGAGTCAGCATAAGTGCTGATCAAAGACTGATGGTGACACTGAGGTATTTAGCGACTGGGACAAGTATGACACAACTCCATTATGATTGGTGTATATCTGTCGCCTCCCTGTCTGCAATCATACCTGAAACATGCCACGCCATTTACACATATTTGTGCGCTGATTATCTCAGGACACCTACCACAGAGCAAGAATGGATTGAGATTTCCAGGCAACTAGAGGACAATTGGAACTTTCCTAATGCACTGG GCGCTCTTGATGGGAAGCATATCGTCATGACGAAGCCTTGGCATGCAGGGTCTGAATATCACAATTATAAAACACAGGAGTCAATAATACTCATGGCTATGTGTGATGCCAATTATTC ATTCACTTATGTTGATGTTGGAGCACAAGGTAGAGCTTCAGATGGTGGTGTATTTGGGAGATCCACCTTGCAGCTGGGAATTGAAGGCAACACCCTAAACTTTCCCGCTGATCGATGTCCCCCCAATTCCAATCAGGCACTACCACATGTCATCTTGGCGGATGAGGCATTCCAGCTACAAACCAATCTTATGCGACCTTATCCAAAACGCACTTTGAATCATGAGCGAAGG ATATTCAACTACAGACTCTCAAGACTGAGAAGATTGATCGAAAATTCTTTCGGTATTCTTTCAAATACTTGGCGAATTTTACTGCGCAGGATTGATCTGGAGCCAGAAAAGACAAAAACTTTAGTTTTGGCTTGTTGCATCTTGCACAACATCCTGAGGAAATCGAGAACATTACCACGAGGTGCACCACCTCAGACTCAAAATGATGAGACTCAAGATTATGGGGAACAGCTGCCAGGACTTGCCCCTATTGCTCTAAGGCCGACTGCAGCAGCAAGCCGAGTCCGTGATGAATATTGTCATTATTTTAACACTATAGGAGCTGTCTCTTGGCAGGAACGAATGGTGCCACAGCTTTAG